One segment of Opitutus sp. ER46 DNA contains the following:
- a CDS encoding outer membrane lipoprotein carrier protein LolA — MAMEDGVENENENENENENENENENENERRGRYCSRGRRAMAGVGLLLVGIGVGAGPVGAAGEAEAAVMPAEIETGGPLLGGPAEQAWRELFGRVAEQGNVRATFTERRWFRVRKEPVVLRGELRSAAEHGLSLHYAAPQEQLLVVDARGLLMRDAAGRTRQMAADPRAPRMDAVLLPVLRFDLEALHRYFTIRANRAGATWRLDFVPKTPELARQLSTLTVVGADLAVRRLEFRRGADQRVVVEIGATETGVVFGAEELKRYFR; from the coding sequence ATGGCGATGGAGGACGGAGTGGAGAACGAGAACGAGAACGAGAACGAGAACGAGAACGAGAACGAGAACGAGAACGAGAACGAGCGGAGGGGGCGCTACTGCAGTCGCGGTCGGCGGGCAATGGCGGGAGTCGGGCTCCTGCTTGTTGGCATCGGGGTCGGCGCGGGGCCGGTCGGGGCGGCCGGCGAGGCGGAGGCGGCGGTGATGCCGGCGGAGATCGAGACCGGGGGACCGCTGCTGGGCGGACCGGCGGAGCAGGCGTGGCGGGAACTCTTTGGACGGGTGGCGGAGCAGGGGAACGTCCGCGCGACCTTCACCGAGCGCCGCTGGTTTCGCGTGCGCAAGGAGCCGGTGGTGCTGCGCGGGGAGCTGCGCTCCGCGGCAGAGCACGGGCTGAGCCTGCACTATGCGGCGCCGCAGGAGCAGTTGCTGGTGGTGGATGCGCGGGGCCTGCTGATGCGGGATGCGGCGGGCCGGACGCGGCAGATGGCGGCGGATCCGCGGGCGCCGCGGATGGATGCGGTGCTGCTGCCCGTGCTGCGCTTCGACCTCGAGGCGCTGCATCGCTATTTCACGATCCGGGCAAACCGCGCCGGCGCGACGTGGCGGCTGGACTTCGTGCCGAAGACCCCGGAGCTCGCGCGCCAGCTCAGCACGCTGACGGTGGTCGGGGCGGACTTGGCGGTGCGGCGGCTGGAGTTTCGGCGCGGTGCCGACCAGCGCGTCGTGGTTGAGATCGGCGCGACGGAAACGGGCGTGGTTTTTGGCGCCGAGGAGTTGAAGCGCTACTTCCGCTGA
- a CDS encoding beta-ketoacyl synthase chain length factor yields the protein MFERTLQIVLTDDPGAEQPAATRERLKGRFAPGAVRRMTQLGMLVGALVGELQPREEDAVVYTSQFGEARALEAFLDSFPTASPTLFQTSIHPSGVQQGLIARQQPLREFIPMAGGEALVAQALLAAVLSPAPRVILCGGEECGSWLVAPQAASERTFAYALTVGPAEAAGAAARLRLTPDDWPGAALTLPGWFDLLRQRRAHAGPVGPGWRLDLDWS from the coding sequence ATGTTTGAACGCACTCTCCAGATCGTGCTGACGGACGACCCCGGGGCGGAGCAGCCCGCGGCGACGCGCGAGCGGCTGAAAGGCCGGTTCGCGCCGGGGGCGGTGCGGCGCATGACGCAGCTCGGGATGCTGGTGGGGGCGCTGGTCGGCGAGTTGCAGCCCCGCGAGGAGGACGCGGTGGTGTACACCTCGCAGTTTGGCGAAGCGCGCGCGCTCGAGGCGTTTCTCGACAGCTTTCCGACGGCAAGCCCGACGCTCTTCCAGACCTCGATTCATCCCAGCGGCGTGCAGCAGGGGCTGATTGCGCGCCAGCAGCCGTTGCGGGAGTTCATCCCGATGGCGGGAGGCGAGGCGCTGGTGGCGCAGGCGCTGCTGGCGGCGGTGTTGTCGCCCGCGCCGCGCGTGATCCTTTGCGGCGGCGAGGAGTGCGGCAGCTGGCTGGTGGCGCCGCAGGCGGCGAGCGAGCGCACCTTCGCGTATGCGCTCACGGTCGGGCCGGCGGAGGCGGCGGGGGCGGCGGCGCGGCTCCGGCTGACGCCGGACGACTGGCCCGGGGCGGCGCTGACGCTGCCAGGGTGGTTTGATCTCCTGCGGCAGCGACGGGCGCATGCGGGGCCGGTCGGGCCGGGGTGGCGCCTGGACCTGGATTGGTCATGA
- a CDS encoding phosphopantetheine-binding protein, whose protein sequence is MNDPLTLRLKHLIVETLRLEDVDPQQIEDDKPLIGSGLSLDSIDALELVVRIEKEFGIKISSSEESRQALASVAALAQFIRQRADPARLASLAGTPAN, encoded by the coding sequence ATGAACGATCCGCTGACCCTCCGGCTCAAACACCTCATTGTCGAAACCCTTCGGCTGGAGGACGTCGACCCGCAGCAGATCGAGGATGACAAGCCCCTGATCGGCTCGGGGCTGTCGCTGGACTCGATCGATGCCCTGGAGCTGGTGGTGCGGATCGAGAAGGAATTTGGGATCAAGATCAGCAGCAGCGAGGAATCGCGGCAGGCGTTGGCGAGCGTGGCGGCGCTGGCGCAGTTCATCCGGCAGCGGGCGGACCCGGCACGGCTGGCCTCCCTCGCGGGCACGCCCGCGAACTGA
- a CDS encoding radical SAM protein, giving the protein MRVTFVHPAGFNFVPGQPDFAVLANRMAPLGILQLAAWLDQHGHETAVHDCLGPVAPRGLEANVAAVLATRPELVGFSATTSAFLDAVDLAAGLKARRPDLPIVFGNIHATSLGGPLLERFPVIDALCVGEGEGAMLDLAEGKPWRDIPNLVFRDGDGVRTNPRRPRLGDLDALPFPAYGKLAGFPQGYHLPLFSYERRWGATMITSRGCPYTCSFCDRTVFEHLHKYNSADYIYEHLKHLRDHFGVHHVNIYDDLFTAHKPRIQALCERLITAPLEVQFNCAVRTGHESTELLTLLRRAGALMVSLGIESADPAMMARHKAGVTLAGVRDTVARIHAAGLRAKGLFIFGLPGETPETLRTTSDFILSLDLDDMNMTKFCPLPGAPIWQECVSGVSGDFQEDWRLMNCLNFVFRPHGFQSREEMDALYNWHVRRFYNSRGYHRRFARRLWQHRWSLWHVLKHLPKIALALRYFGGHRPATSKA; this is encoded by the coding sequence ATGCGCGTCACGTTTGTCCATCCCGCCGGCTTCAACTTCGTGCCGGGCCAGCCCGACTTCGCCGTCCTGGCCAACCGCATGGCGCCCCTCGGCATCCTCCAGCTTGCCGCCTGGCTCGACCAACACGGGCACGAGACCGCGGTCCACGACTGCCTCGGGCCGGTCGCGCCGCGCGGGCTCGAGGCCAACGTCGCCGCCGTCCTCGCCACCCGGCCCGAACTCGTCGGTTTCTCCGCCACGACGTCCGCCTTCCTCGACGCGGTCGACCTCGCCGCCGGACTCAAGGCGCGCCGGCCCGACCTGCCCATCGTCTTCGGCAACATCCACGCCACCTCCCTCGGCGGTCCCCTGCTCGAGCGGTTTCCGGTCATCGATGCGCTCTGCGTCGGCGAGGGCGAGGGCGCGATGCTCGACCTTGCCGAGGGCAAGCCGTGGCGCGACATCCCCAACCTGGTCTTTCGCGACGGCGACGGCGTCCGCACCAACCCGCGCCGGCCGCGGCTCGGCGACCTGGATGCGCTGCCGTTCCCGGCCTACGGGAAGCTCGCAGGTTTTCCCCAGGGCTACCACTTGCCGCTGTTCTCCTACGAGCGGCGCTGGGGCGCTACGATGATCACCTCGCGCGGGTGCCCCTACACCTGCTCGTTCTGCGACCGCACCGTCTTCGAGCACCTGCACAAGTACAACTCGGCCGACTACATCTACGAGCACCTGAAACACCTGCGGGACCACTTCGGCGTCCACCACGTCAACATCTACGACGACCTCTTCACCGCCCACAAACCGCGCATCCAGGCGCTTTGCGAGCGGCTGATCACCGCGCCGCTGGAGGTACAGTTCAACTGCGCCGTCCGCACCGGCCACGAGTCCACCGAGCTGCTGACGCTCCTCCGCCGCGCCGGCGCGCTTATGGTCTCGCTCGGCATCGAGTCCGCCGATCCCGCCATGATGGCGCGCCACAAGGCGGGCGTGACGCTGGCGGGCGTGCGCGACACCGTCGCGCGCATCCACGCCGCCGGCCTGCGGGCCAAGGGGCTCTTCATCTTCGGCCTGCCAGGCGAGACGCCGGAGACGCTCCGCACCACGAGCGACTTCATCCTGTCGCTCGACTTGGACGACATGAACATGACCAAGTTCTGCCCGCTGCCCGGCGCGCCCATCTGGCAGGAATGCGTCAGCGGCGTCTCCGGCGATTTCCAGGAAGACTGGCGCTTGATGAACTGCCTGAACTTCGTGTTCCGCCCCCACGGCTTCCAGTCCCGGGAGGAGATGGACGCCCTCTATAACTGGCACGTCCGCCGTTTCTACAACAGCCGCGGCTACCACCGCCGCTTCGCCCGCCGGCTGTGGCAGCATCGCTGGAGCCTCTGGCACGTCCTCAAGCACCTCCCGAAAATTGCCCTCGCCCTGCGCTACTTCGGCGGCCATCGCCCCGCCACGAGCAAGGCGTAA
- a CDS encoding class I adenylate-forming enzyme family protein, which produces MTPTLHLPTLLSHWEELVRAEPAALAVIDGASGRRWTRAELDAAATAWRQQIPGNSLARRRVLLTEPNGIGWWQAFLGLLRAGAIPAAGDPTEPLATQRTVATAIGAAALGHDGQLELLPDPRPTRSPREACLIKLTSGSTGTPKALVFTHAQMIADGRQVCAAMGITPGDLNLAVIPLGHSYGLGNLVVPLLVQGTPMVCAASPLPSALAEDCARWQPTVFPAVPTLLRALARTELRPGQLDCLRLVISAGAPLTPEIAAAFLARTGRRVHGFYGSSETGGISFDADGEATLTGRSVGRPFPSVRLHFRRGRRFAVSSAAVRGLGRFSPPDYGTLNAHGELVLQGRSGRTVKIGGRRLSLGEVETALLALPGVRAACALPHPSRVDHVAAVVETDLSGAELRAALALRLAGWKIPDRLVAVPQLPLTARGKIDRARAAALAISEQR; this is translated from the coding sequence GTGACGCCAACCCTTCACCTGCCCACCCTCCTCTCGCACTGGGAGGAACTCGTCCGCGCCGAGCCGGCCGCCCTGGCCGTCATCGACGGCGCCTCGGGGCGGCGCTGGACGCGCGCGGAGCTCGACGCCGCCGCGACCGCGTGGCGGCAGCAGATTCCCGGCAACAGCCTCGCACGCCGGCGCGTGCTCCTCACCGAGCCCAACGGCATCGGCTGGTGGCAGGCCTTCCTCGGCCTCCTCCGCGCCGGCGCCATTCCCGCCGCCGGTGATCCCACCGAGCCCCTCGCCACCCAGCGCACCGTCGCCACCGCCATCGGCGCCGCCGCCCTCGGTCACGACGGCCAACTCGAACTCCTCCCCGACCCCCGCCCCACCCGCAGCCCCCGCGAGGCCTGCCTCATCAAGCTCACCAGCGGCTCCACCGGCACCCCCAAGGCCCTCGTCTTCACCCACGCCCAGATGATCGCGGACGGACGCCAGGTCTGCGCCGCCATGGGCATCACCCCCGGCGATCTCAACCTCGCCGTCATCCCCCTCGGCCACTCCTACGGGCTCGGCAACCTCGTGGTTCCCCTCCTCGTCCAAGGCACGCCCATGGTCTGCGCCGCGAGCCCCCTGCCCAGCGCCCTCGCCGAAGACTGCGCCCGCTGGCAACCCACCGTCTTTCCCGCCGTCCCCACGCTCCTGCGCGCCCTCGCGCGCACCGAGCTCCGCCCCGGCCAGCTCGACTGCCTCCGGCTCGTCATCTCCGCCGGCGCGCCCCTCACTCCCGAGATCGCCGCCGCCTTCCTCGCCCGCACCGGCCGGCGCGTCCACGGCTTCTACGGCTCCAGTGAGACCGGCGGCATCAGCTTCGACGCCGACGGCGAGGCCACGCTCACGGGCCGCAGCGTCGGCCGACCCTTTCCGTCCGTGCGGCTCCACTTCCGCCGCGGTCGACGCTTCGCCGTGTCCAGCGCCGCCGTCCGGGGCCTGGGCCGGTTCTCGCCGCCCGACTACGGCACGCTCAACGCGCACGGCGAACTTGTCCTGCAGGGCCGCAGCGGCCGCACGGTCAAGATCGGCGGCCGCCGGCTCAGCCTCGGCGAGGTCGAAACCGCCCTGCTCGCGCTGCCCGGTGTCCGCGCCGCGTGCGCCCTGCCGCACCCGTCGCGCGTCGACCACGTCGCCGCCGTGGTCGAAACCGACCTCTCCGGCGCCGAACTCCGCGCGGCGCTCGCCCTGCGCCTCGCCGGCTGGAAGATTCCCGACCGGCTCGTCGCCGTCCCGCAGCTTCCCCTCACCGCGCGCGGCAAGATCGACCGCGCCCGCGCCGCCGCGCTGGCCATCAGCGAGCAGCGTTAG
- a CDS encoding aspartyl protease family protein, protein MANVLRIGWLTLLTCVLALPASAAPESAAALLGRHRAWRGGEAYQRLTVTHVSGTLETAGLKGTFERWECRDGRQRTDVDLGVVKVAQGSDRQAGWSVTPSGQVETSSPAEEAEQRRALQFSFGDLFAHATLSVLPGETFDGRACQVVRAACQPEGRYDLLLDPATGELVAARIVENQEERVVRYGDWRTVKGVRFAFSERSVTTRTGDTQVFQITKLEVNPTVPAATFARPAVASRVAFAGGVHRTAALPFRLESGRRLYLDVTINGHAAEVLLDSGAETTVIDRAFAEKAGLAAQGAVVMNGTGGTTHASMAGGVNITLGEATLQNLTVGVFDLSDVSRQLGRPLPVVLGKEVFNLLNVEIDFAARRIAFHDPATYAPAPDAVIVPIQSANGIRSVPLALEGREPIQADFDLGNGSPLIVFPAYAKRAALLDHRRTARTVSGGIGGLREESLAVVREVTFAGVTFRDVPTSFPDAGIATFDSERSAANVGLPLLSRFHLTTDFAHDRILVRPAADATRPFPKDRAGLRALLQAGLLKVIFVAPGSPAAAAGFVAGDLITAIDGQPVTGEMVAGPWSTAPAGTKVTLTLASGARRTLTLADYF, encoded by the coding sequence ATGGCTAACGTTCTGCGGATCGGTTGGTTGACTCTCCTCACCTGCGTGCTGGCGCTGCCCGCCTCGGCGGCCCCGGAGTCGGCGGCGGCACTGCTCGGCCGGCACCGCGCGTGGCGCGGCGGCGAGGCTTACCAGCGGCTCACCGTCACCCACGTCAGCGGCACGCTCGAGACGGCCGGACTCAAGGGCACATTCGAGCGCTGGGAATGCCGCGACGGCCGCCAGCGCACCGATGTGGACCTCGGCGTCGTCAAGGTCGCCCAAGGCTCCGACCGCCAGGCCGGTTGGTCCGTCACGCCCAGCGGGCAGGTCGAGACCAGCTCGCCGGCCGAGGAGGCGGAGCAGCGGCGCGCCCTCCAGTTCAGCTTCGGTGACCTCTTTGCCCACGCGACGCTCAGCGTATTGCCCGGCGAAACCTTCGACGGCCGCGCGTGCCAGGTGGTGCGTGCGGCCTGCCAGCCGGAGGGACGCTACGACCTGTTGCTCGACCCCGCCACGGGCGAACTCGTCGCCGCCCGCATCGTCGAGAACCAGGAGGAGCGCGTGGTGCGCTACGGCGACTGGCGCACGGTTAAGGGCGTCCGCTTCGCGTTCTCCGAACGGTCTGTCACCACGCGCACCGGCGACACGCAGGTCTTCCAGATCACCAAACTCGAGGTGAACCCGACGGTGCCCGCGGCCACCTTTGCCCGGCCGGCCGTGGCCTCGCGCGTGGCCTTCGCCGGCGGTGTACACCGCACCGCCGCCCTGCCTTTCCGGCTCGAGTCGGGCCGGCGGCTCTACCTCGATGTGACGATCAACGGCCACGCGGCGGAGGTGCTGCTCGACAGCGGCGCCGAGACGACCGTCATCGACCGCGCGTTCGCTGAAAAGGCCGGGCTCGCCGCACAGGGCGCCGTCGTCATGAACGGCACCGGCGGGACGACCCACGCGAGCATGGCGGGCGGCGTAAACATCACCCTCGGCGAGGCGACGCTGCAGAACCTCACCGTCGGTGTCTTCGACCTGTCGGACGTCTCGCGCCAGCTCGGCCGGCCGCTGCCGGTGGTCCTCGGCAAGGAGGTCTTCAACCTGCTCAACGTGGAGATCGACTTTGCCGCGCGGCGCATCGCCTTCCACGACCCGGCGACGTATGCCCCGGCACCGGACGCGGTGATCGTCCCGATCCAGTCAGCCAACGGCATCCGCTCGGTGCCGCTCGCGCTCGAGGGCCGGGAGCCGATCCAGGCCGACTTCGATCTCGGCAACGGCTCGCCGCTGATCGTGTTTCCCGCGTACGCGAAACGCGCCGCCCTGCTGGACCACCGTCGCACCGCACGCACGGTGAGCGGCGGCATCGGCGGGCTGCGCGAGGAGTCTCTCGCCGTCGTGCGCGAGGTGACCTTTGCCGGCGTCACGTTTCGCGACGTCCCCACGTCGTTCCCCGATGCCGGCATCGCCACGTTCGACTCGGAGCGCAGCGCCGCGAACGTCGGCCTGCCGCTCCTCAGCCGTTTCCACCTGACGACGGACTTCGCGCACGACCGGATCCTGGTCCGCCCGGCGGCCGACGCGACGCGGCCCTTCCCGAAGGATCGCGCGGGCCTGCGCGCCCTCCTGCAAGCGGGCCTGCTCAAGGTGATCTTCGTGGCGCCCGGTTCGCCGGCCGCCGCCGCCGGCTTTGTCGCGGGCGACCTCATCACCGCGATCGACGGCCAACCCGTCACGGGTGAGATGGTCGCCGGCCCGTGGTCGACGGCTCCCGCCGGCACGAAGGTGACGCTGACGCTCGCCAGCGGCGCCCGCCGCACGCTGACGCTCGCCGACTACTTCTAG